The Balaenoptera acutorostrata chromosome 10, mBalAcu1.1, whole genome shotgun sequence genome has a window encoding:
- the ENPP4 gene encoding bis(5'-adenosyl)-triphosphatase ENPP4 isoform X1, whose product MFTMKLLLIFLFSGLITGCRGNSSCTLPPKLLLVSFDGFRADYLHNYEFPHLQNFIKEGVLVGQVKNVFITKTFPNHYSIVTGLYEESHGIVANSMYDVITKKHFSDINDKDPFWWNEAVPIWVTNQLQENRSSAAAMWPGTDVPIHNTTPSYFMNYNPSVSFEERLSNVSTWLSNSNPPVTFATLYWEEPDASGHKYGPEDKENMRRVLKEIDDHIGALVHKLKVLGLWEDLNVIITSDHGMTQCSKDRLINLDHCIDPSDYTLIDLTPVAAILPKINRTKVYNKLKICDPHMNVYLKEDIPARFHYQHNDRIQPIILVADEGWTIVLNKSSPKSGDHGYDNSLPSMNPFLAAHGPAFHKGYRHSTINIVDIYPMMCHILGLKPQPNNGTFGHAKCLLVDQWCINLPEAVGIVIGALLVLTALTCLIIIMQNRLSGPRPFSRLQLQDDDDDPLIG is encoded by the exons ATGTTCACTATGAAGTTATTgctgatatttttgttttctggacTTATAACTGGTTGTAGAGGGAACTCTTCCTGTACTTTGCCACCCAAGTTACTACTGGTATCCTTTGATGGCTTCAGAGCTGACTATCTACACAACTATGAATTTCCTCATCTCCAGAATTTTATCAAAGAAGGTGTCTTGGTAGGGCAggttaaaaatgtctttatcacAAAAACATTTCCAAACCACTACAGCATCGTGACAGGCCTGTATGAAGAAAGCCATGGCATTGTGGCTAATTCCATGTATGATGTCATcacaaagaaacatttttctgaCATTAATGACAAGGATCCTTTTTGGTGGAATGAGGCAGTCCCTATTTGGGTGACCAATCAGCTTCAGGAAAACAGATCAAGTGCTGCTGCTATGTGGCCTGGTACTGACGTGCCCATTCACAATACCACACCTTCCTATTTCATGAATTACAACCCCTCAGTGTCATTTGAGGAGAGACTCAGTAATGTCTCCACGTGGCTGAGCAATTCGAACCCACCCGTCACCTTTGCAACACTCTATTGGGAAGAACCAGACGCAAGTGGCCACAAATATGGCCctgaagataaagaaaacatgcGCCGAGTGTTGAAAGAAATAGATGACCATATCGGTGCGCTAGTTCACAAACTCAAGGTGTTAGGACTGTGGGAAGATCTTAATGTGATCATTACAAGTGATCATGGGATGACCCAGTGTTCTAAGGACAGGCTGATAAACTTGGATCACTGCATCGACCCCTCAGACTACACTCTTATAGACTTGACCCCAGTTGCTGCAATACTTcccaaaataa aCAGAACAAAGgtttataacaaactgaaaatcTGTGACCCTCACATGAATGTTTATCTCAAAGAAGACATTCCTGCCAGGTTTCATTACCAACATAATGATCGAATTCAACCTATTATTTTGGTTGCTGATGAAGGCTGGACAATTGTGCTAAATAAATCATCACCAAAAT CAGGTGACCATGGTTATGATAATTCTTTGCCTAGTATGAATCCATTTCTAGCTGCCCACGGGCCTGCATTTCACAAAGGCTACCGACACAGCACCATTAACATTGTGGATATTTATCCAATGATGTGCCACATCCTGGGATTAAAGCCACAGCCCAACAATGGAACCTTCGGCCACGCGAAGTGCTTGCTAGTGGACCAGTGGTGCATCAATCTCCCGGAAGCCGTGGGAATTGTTATCGGTGCGCTCTTGGTCTTAACCGCTCTGACCTGCCTCATCATCATCATGCAGAACAGACTCTCTGGACCCCGGCCATTTTCCCGACTTCAGCtacaagatgatgatgatgatcctTTAATTGGGTGA
- the ENPP4 gene encoding bis(5'-adenosyl)-triphosphatase ENPP4 isoform X2 yields MFTMKLLLIFLFSGLITGCRGNSSCTLPPKLLLVSFDGFRADYLHNYEFPHLQNFIKEGVLVGQVKNVFITKTFPNHYSIVTGLYEESHGIVANSMYDVITKKHFSDINDKDPFWWNEAVPIWVTNQLQENRSSAAAMWPGTDVPIHNTTPSYFMNYNPSVSFEERLSNVSTWLSNSNPPVTFATLYWEEPDASGHKYGPEDKENMRRVLKEIDDHIGALVHKLKVLGLWEDLNVIITSDHGMTQCSKDRLINLDHCIDPSDYTLIDLTPVAAILPKINRTKVYNKLKICDPHMNVYLKEDIPARFHYQHNDRIQPIILVADEGWTIVLNKSSPKCDHGYDNSLPSMNPFLAAHGPAFHKGYRHSTINIVDIYPMMCHILGLKPQPNNGTFGHAKCLLVDQWCINLPEAVGIVIGALLVLTALTCLIIIMQNRLSGPRPFSRLQLQDDDDDPLIG; encoded by the exons ATGTTCACTATGAAGTTATTgctgatatttttgttttctggacTTATAACTGGTTGTAGAGGGAACTCTTCCTGTACTTTGCCACCCAAGTTACTACTGGTATCCTTTGATGGCTTCAGAGCTGACTATCTACACAACTATGAATTTCCTCATCTCCAGAATTTTATCAAAGAAGGTGTCTTGGTAGGGCAggttaaaaatgtctttatcacAAAAACATTTCCAAACCACTACAGCATCGTGACAGGCCTGTATGAAGAAAGCCATGGCATTGTGGCTAATTCCATGTATGATGTCATcacaaagaaacatttttctgaCATTAATGACAAGGATCCTTTTTGGTGGAATGAGGCAGTCCCTATTTGGGTGACCAATCAGCTTCAGGAAAACAGATCAAGTGCTGCTGCTATGTGGCCTGGTACTGACGTGCCCATTCACAATACCACACCTTCCTATTTCATGAATTACAACCCCTCAGTGTCATTTGAGGAGAGACTCAGTAATGTCTCCACGTGGCTGAGCAATTCGAACCCACCCGTCACCTTTGCAACACTCTATTGGGAAGAACCAGACGCAAGTGGCCACAAATATGGCCctgaagataaagaaaacatgcGCCGAGTGTTGAAAGAAATAGATGACCATATCGGTGCGCTAGTTCACAAACTCAAGGTGTTAGGACTGTGGGAAGATCTTAATGTGATCATTACAAGTGATCATGGGATGACCCAGTGTTCTAAGGACAGGCTGATAAACTTGGATCACTGCATCGACCCCTCAGACTACACTCTTATAGACTTGACCCCAGTTGCTGCAATACTTcccaaaataa aCAGAACAAAGgtttataacaaactgaaaatcTGTGACCCTCACATGAATGTTTATCTCAAAGAAGACATTCCTGCCAGGTTTCATTACCAACATAATGATCGAATTCAACCTATTATTTTGGTTGCTGATGAAGGCTGGACAATTGTGCTAAATAAATCATCACCAAAAT GTGACCATGGTTATGATAATTCTTTGCCTAGTATGAATCCATTTCTAGCTGCCCACGGGCCTGCATTTCACAAAGGCTACCGACACAGCACCATTAACATTGTGGATATTTATCCAATGATGTGCCACATCCTGGGATTAAAGCCACAGCCCAACAATGGAACCTTCGGCCACGCGAAGTGCTTGCTAGTGGACCAGTGGTGCATCAATCTCCCGGAAGCCGTGGGAATTGTTATCGGTGCGCTCTTGGTCTTAACCGCTCTGACCTGCCTCATCATCATCATGCAGAACAGACTCTCTGGACCCCGGCCATTTTCCCGACTTCAGCtacaagatgatgatgatgatcctTTAATTGGGTGA